From one Catellatospora sp. IY07-71 genomic stretch:
- a CDS encoding DUF4229 domain-containing protein yields the protein MSPAVKYTLGRLVLFVACFAAAWFIPGIDLFIKLGIAVLASFALSWFLLRGLRDEMTAQVEDALERRKADKERLRAALAGEDAPAAAAAETDEAGEAAQADDTAPVAEASSAK from the coding sequence GTGAGTCCTGCTGTCAAGTACACCCTCGGCCGGCTGGTCCTCTTCGTGGCCTGCTTCGCCGCCGCCTGGTTCATCCCCGGCATCGACCTGTTCATCAAGCTCGGCATCGCGGTGCTGGCGTCGTTCGCGCTCAGCTGGTTCCTGCTGCGCGGGCTGCGTGACGAGATGACGGCGCAGGTCGAGGACGCGCTGGAGCGCCGCAAGGCGGACAAGGAGCGGCTGCGCGCCGCCCTGGCCGGCGAGGACGCCCCCGCTGCGGCGGCCGCCGAGACCGACGAGGCCGGCGAGGCCGCGCAGGCCGACGACACGGCTCCGGTCGCCGAGGCTTCCTCCGCCAAGTGA
- a CDS encoding UbiX family flavin prenyltransferase, with product MPAADAPRTPWIVGVSGASGTPYAAAVLRALCDAGEAVDLVVSRAARLTILDETGQAFRDAHWREDLAAWLGVPVDGADLRYWPAGDLAAGPSSGSYQARGMIVVPASTAACAGIALGLSKDLLQRAAEVNLKERRPVVIVPRETPVTRSHLLHLVELIDSGAVVLPASPGFYGSGADATAQQLVDFVAGKVLDAAGVPHTLLTRWTGHLGHR from the coding sequence GTGCCCGCCGCCGACGCCCCGCGTACGCCCTGGATAGTGGGGGTGTCCGGCGCGTCCGGCACGCCGTACGCCGCCGCGGTGCTGCGGGCGTTGTGCGACGCGGGCGAGGCCGTCGACCTCGTGGTGTCCCGGGCGGCGCGGCTGACCATCCTCGACGAGACCGGGCAGGCGTTCCGCGACGCGCACTGGCGCGAGGACCTGGCGGCCTGGCTGGGCGTCCCGGTCGACGGCGCCGACCTGCGCTACTGGCCCGCGGGCGACCTCGCCGCCGGGCCCAGCAGCGGCTCGTACCAGGCTCGGGGCATGATCGTGGTGCCCGCGTCGACCGCCGCCTGCGCGGGCATCGCCCTCGGCCTGTCCAAGGACCTGCTCCAGCGCGCCGCAGAGGTGAACCTGAAGGAGCGGCGCCCCGTGGTGATCGTGCCGCGGGAGACCCCGGTGACCCGCAGCCACCTGCTGCACCTGGTCGAGCTGATCGACTCCGGCGCGGTGGTGCTCCCGGCGAGCCCCGGCTTCTACGGCTCCGGCGCGGACGCCACCGCCCAGCAACTCGTCGACTTCGTCGCCGGCAAGGTCCTCGACGCGGCCGGCGTCCCGCACACGCTGCTCACCCGCTGGACCGGCCACCTCGGCCACCGCTGA
- a CDS encoding BldC family transcriptional regulator produces MDTGDRLLTPGEVAALFRVDPKTVTRWAAAGRIGSIRTPGGHRRFRESEVRALLEGEGEFDEDNPPGGPAPAAQPGPSAAPRAAGSRPGGY; encoded by the coding sequence GTGGACACAGGAGATCGCCTGTTGACACCTGGCGAGGTGGCCGCGCTGTTCCGGGTCGACCCCAAGACGGTGACCAGGTGGGCAGCGGCCGGTCGCATCGGCAGCATCCGCACGCCCGGCGGCCACCGCCGGTTCCGCGAGTCGGAGGTGCGGGCGCTGCTGGAGGGCGAGGGCGAGTTCGACGAGGACAACCCGCCGGGCGGCCCCGCCCCTGCGGCCCAGCCGGGCCCGAGCGCGGCACCGCGGGCGGCCGGCAGCCGGCCGGGAGGGTACTGA
- a CDS encoding Lrp/AsnC family transcriptional regulator — MDAIDRNLLDLLRNNARLSYAELARQVGLSAPAVHDRVGKLEASGVIRGYHADVEPSSIDLGVTALIGIVADPAVDMEDVSAALTELNEIESCYFMAGEESYLVKARVGTIAELEQLIVRLSRTRGVARTRTAIALSTTFEGRPRPLLG, encoded by the coding sequence GTGGACGCGATCGACCGCAACCTGCTTGACCTGCTGCGTAACAACGCCCGCCTCTCCTACGCGGAGCTGGCGCGCCAGGTCGGCCTCTCCGCGCCCGCGGTGCACGACCGGGTCGGCAAGCTGGAGGCGTCGGGCGTGATCCGGGGCTACCACGCGGATGTCGAGCCCAGCTCCATCGACCTCGGCGTGACCGCGCTGATCGGCATCGTGGCCGATCCCGCGGTGGACATGGAGGACGTCAGCGCGGCGCTCACCGAGCTGAACGAGATCGAGTCCTGCTACTTCATGGCCGGCGAGGAGTCGTACCTGGTGAAGGCGCGGGTGGGCACCATCGCCGAGCTGGAGCAGCTCATCGTGCGGCTGTCACGCACCCGCGGGGTGGCCCGCACCCGCACCGCGATCGCGCTCTCCACCACCTTCGAGGGCCGGCCGAGGCCGCTGCTCGGCTGA
- a CDS encoding C40 family peptidase: MTVPAAAEAPVGAKITAIPDSGSRPVADGVPTLPYGSLSMPRSVALTPQAQLLAQYTAAELELSVLSARRSELQQEYSNALIAKAMADYAWRQTADALREARKAAEAAAIAAYQGSVKGPAGLDDSLGELGLLIPRAHSTPETESAMADLSRAQTEERTAYVALTDAITAEQKTSAAYTAIEKEYKRKETAFLELKRRVAEAQSEADRQRELQEQNLGDYDPGKSNAGLVAAPKARQAVLHALSQRGKPYRWGDEGPNTYDCSGLMYWSYGKAGIRLNRVAKDQYYGTRAKPVAKTALLPGDLLFFATNPSDWRTIHHVGMYLGNGKMVHARTTGDVVKIAPVSMSSVDFATRVVDALPAVQTTPTATASASPTARPTASATASATPSASSSPSASSSPSASAGSSPEPEPAESASPVAQESTSPKASPQPSPSPSPAPAAG, from the coding sequence GTGACGGTGCCCGCTGCCGCTGAGGCGCCGGTCGGGGCGAAGATCACCGCGATCCCCGACTCCGGCAGCCGCCCCGTCGCCGACGGCGTCCCCACCCTGCCCTACGGCTCGCTCAGCATGCCCCGGTCGGTCGCGCTGACCCCGCAGGCCCAGCTCCTGGCGCAGTACACCGCCGCCGAGCTGGAGCTGTCCGTGCTCAGCGCCCGCCGCAGCGAGCTGCAGCAGGAGTACAGCAACGCGCTCATCGCCAAGGCCATGGCCGACTACGCCTGGCGCCAGACCGCCGACGCGCTGCGCGAGGCACGCAAGGCCGCCGAGGCCGCCGCCATCGCCGCCTACCAGGGCTCGGTGAAGGGCCCGGCCGGCCTGGACGACTCCCTCGGTGAGCTGGGCCTGCTCATCCCGCGCGCGCACAGCACCCCGGAGACCGAGTCGGCGATGGCCGACCTGTCCCGCGCGCAGACCGAGGAGCGCACGGCGTACGTCGCGCTCACCGACGCGATCACCGCCGAGCAGAAGACCTCCGCGGCGTACACGGCCATCGAGAAGGAGTACAAGCGCAAGGAGACCGCGTTCCTGGAGCTGAAGCGCCGCGTCGCCGAGGCCCAGTCCGAAGCGGACCGGCAGCGCGAGCTCCAGGAGCAGAACCTCGGCGACTACGACCCCGGCAAGAGCAACGCGGGTCTCGTGGCCGCGCCCAAGGCGCGCCAGGCGGTCCTGCACGCGCTGAGCCAGCGCGGCAAGCCGTACCGGTGGGGCGACGAGGGCCCGAACACCTACGACTGCTCCGGCCTCATGTACTGGTCGTACGGCAAGGCCGGCATCCGGCTCAACCGGGTCGCCAAGGACCAGTACTACGGCACCCGCGCCAAGCCGGTGGCCAAGACCGCGCTGCTCCCCGGCGACCTGCTGTTCTTCGCCACCAACCCGAGCGACTGGCGCACCATCCACCACGTCGGCATGTACCTCGGCAACGGCAAGATGGTGCACGCGCGCACCACCGGCGATGTGGTGAAGATCGCACCGGTGAGCATGAGCAGTGTCGACTTCGCGACCCGCGTGGTGGACGCGCTGCCCGCGGTGCAGACCACCCCGACGGCCACCGCGTCCGCCTCGCCGACCGCGCGGCCGACCGCGTCGGCCACCGCCTCCGCCACCCCGTCCGCGTCCAGCTCACCCAGCGCGAGCAGCTCACCGTCCGCCTCGGCCGGCAGCTCGCCCGAGCCAGAGCCGGCCGAGTCGGCGTCCCCGGTGGCGCAGGAGAGCACCAGCCCGAAGGCGAGCCCCCAGCCGTCCCCGAGCCCGAGCCCGGCTCCCGCCGCGGGGTGA
- a CDS encoding PLP-dependent cysteine synthase family protein, whose translation MEQLDRCCDDDRAWVTEAIGKVAADANRSADTHLLPFPLPEAWGIDLYLKDESVHPTGSLKHRLARSLFLYALCNGWIRPGTTIVEASSGSTAVSEAYFARMLGLPFVAVMPASTSKEKIELIEFQGGECHLVSDPAQVVVEARWLAEDRRGHFMDQFTYAERATDWRGNNNIAESIFQQMSQERHPVPAWIVIGAGTGGTSATIGRYVRYQRHCTKILVVDPENSAFYPAYEAGDWSVTTGKGSRIEGIGRPRVEASFQPDIVDRMVRVPDAGSLAAMRVASEVLGRRVGGSTGTNLWGAFGLIAGMRERGETGSVVTLLCDGGERYVHTYYDDGWLADQHLDLTGPLTTVRHFLQSGTWQD comes from the coding sequence ATGGAGCAGCTGGACAGGTGTTGTGACGACGACCGGGCATGGGTGACCGAGGCGATCGGCAAGGTCGCGGCGGACGCCAACCGCAGCGCGGACACCCACCTGCTGCCGTTCCCGCTGCCCGAGGCATGGGGCATCGACCTCTACCTGAAGGACGAGTCGGTGCACCCCACCGGCTCGCTGAAGCACCGGCTGGCCCGGTCGCTGTTCCTGTACGCGCTGTGCAACGGCTGGATCCGCCCCGGCACCACCATCGTGGAGGCCTCGTCCGGCTCCACGGCCGTCTCCGAGGCGTACTTCGCGCGCATGCTCGGGCTGCCGTTCGTGGCGGTGATGCCGGCCTCCACCAGCAAGGAGAAGATCGAGCTGATCGAGTTCCAGGGCGGCGAATGCCACCTGGTGAGCGATCCGGCACAGGTGGTCGTCGAGGCGCGCTGGCTGGCCGAGGACCGCCGTGGCCACTTCATGGACCAGTTCACCTACGCCGAGCGGGCCACGGACTGGCGCGGCAACAACAACATCGCCGAGTCGATCTTCCAGCAGATGTCGCAGGAGCGGCACCCCGTGCCGGCCTGGATCGTGATCGGCGCCGGCACCGGCGGCACCTCGGCCACCATCGGCCGTTACGTGCGCTACCAGCGGCACTGCACCAAGATCCTGGTGGTGGACCCGGAGAACTCCGCCTTCTACCCGGCGTACGAGGCCGGGGACTGGTCGGTGACCACCGGCAAGGGTTCGCGTATCGAGGGCATCGGCCGGCCCCGGGTCGAGGCGTCGTTCCAGCCCGACATCGTGGACCGCATGGTGCGGGTGCCCGACGCGGGTTCGCTGGCCGCGATGCGGGTCGCCTCCGAGGTGCTGGGCCGCCGGGTGGGCGGCTCCACCGGCACCAACCTCTGGGGCGCCTTCGGCCTGATCGCCGGTATGCGCGAACGGGGCGAGACCGGATCCGTGGTGACCCTGCTCTGCGACGGCGGCGAGCGCTACGTGCACACGTACTACGACGACGGCTGGCTCGCCGACCAGCACCTGGACCTCACCGGCCCGCTCACCACCGTGCGCCACTTCCTCCAGAGCGGCACCTGGCAGGACTGA
- a CDS encoding FecCD family ABC transporter permease yields the protein MTTLRPARLRLPWLAAGVGAVLVALIAGVALGPVTLPPGSVAAELLNLIPGVDLPSGLNEREIAIITELRLPRVVLGLLVGAMLSLAGGCYQGVFRNPLADPYLLGVAAGAGLGATLSIALREAAWLAPAAFAGAGLAVLATYLLGVAGGRDRSSATLILAGVAVSAFLAAIQTYLLQRNVDTIREVYSWLLGRLATNGWHEVTLLLPYAVVTTVVVLALRRELDVLSVGDTEAASLGLHPQRSRLILLGAASLGTAAAVAVSGLIGFVGIIVPHVVRLLAGGSYRSILPLSLLFGAAFLTLADLAARTLIAPGELPIGVVTAFFGAPFFVLVLRTTRRVSV from the coding sequence GTGACGACACTGCGACCGGCACGGCTGCGACTCCCGTGGCTCGCCGCGGGCGTCGGGGCCGTGCTGGTCGCGCTCATCGCCGGGGTCGCGCTCGGCCCGGTGACGCTGCCGCCCGGCTCGGTCGCGGCGGAGCTGCTGAACCTGATCCCCGGTGTGGACCTGCCGTCGGGGCTGAACGAGCGTGAGATCGCGATCATCACCGAGCTGCGGCTGCCGCGGGTGGTGCTGGGGCTCCTGGTCGGCGCGATGCTGTCCCTGGCGGGCGGCTGCTACCAGGGCGTCTTCCGCAACCCGCTGGCCGATCCGTACCTGCTCGGCGTCGCGGCGGGCGCGGGGCTCGGCGCGACCCTGTCCATCGCGCTGCGCGAGGCCGCGTGGCTGGCCCCGGCCGCCTTCGCCGGGGCGGGCCTGGCCGTGCTGGCCACCTACCTGCTCGGGGTGGCGGGCGGCCGGGACCGCTCGTCGGCCACGCTGATCCTGGCCGGGGTCGCCGTGTCGGCGTTCCTCGCCGCGATCCAGACCTACCTGCTGCAGCGCAACGTGGACACGATCCGCGAGGTGTACTCCTGGCTGCTCGGGCGGCTGGCCACCAACGGCTGGCACGAGGTGACCCTGCTGCTGCCGTACGCGGTGGTCACCACGGTGGTGGTGCTGGCGCTGCGCCGGGAGCTGGACGTGCTGAGCGTCGGCGACACCGAGGCGGCGAGCCTGGGCCTGCACCCGCAACGCTCGCGGCTGATCCTGCTGGGCGCCGCCTCGCTGGGCACGGCCGCGGCGGTCGCCGTGTCGGGGCTGATCGGGTTCGTCGGCATCATCGTGCCGCACGTGGTGCGCCTGCTGGCCGGCGGCTCGTACCGGTCGATCCTGCCGCTGTCGCTGCTGTTCGGCGCGGCCTTCCTGACGCTGGCGGATCTGGCCGCGCGCACCCTGATCGCGCCGGGCGAGCTGCCCATCGGCGTGGTCACCGCCTTCTTCGGCGCGCCGTTCTTCGTGCTGGTGCTGCGCACCACCCGGCGGGTGAGCGTCTGA
- the mqnE gene encoding aminofutalosine synthase MqnE, with amino-acid sequence MDVGLKRELEQKVYAGERLSRADGEALYASDDLAWLGRLAHHVRTQKNGDRVMFNVNRHLNLTNVCSASCAYCSFQRKPGEKDAYTMRVEQAVAKALEMKDEQLTELHIVNGLHPTLPWRYYPRVLKELKQALPNVKLKAFTATEVQWFEKISGLTADAILDELMEAGLESLTGGGAEIFDWEVRQHIVDHACHWEDWSRIHRLAHSKGLRTPSTMLYGHIEEPRHRVDHVLRLRELQDETGGFTVFIPLRYQHDFHDSADGKVRNRIQARTTMASPAESLKTFAVSRLLLDNFDHVKCFWVMHGLSVAQLSLNFGVDDLDGSVVEYKITHDADSYGTPNTMHRDDLLHLIWDAGFTPVERDTRYQVVKEYGPPQSLAERRSEPQQVWA; translated from the coding sequence ATGGACGTGGGTTTGAAGCGGGAGCTGGAGCAGAAGGTCTACGCCGGGGAGCGGCTCAGCCGCGCCGACGGCGAGGCACTCTACGCGAGTGACGATCTGGCCTGGCTGGGCCGCCTCGCACACCACGTGCGCACGCAGAAGAACGGCGACCGGGTGATGTTCAACGTCAACCGGCACCTGAACCTCACCAACGTCTGCTCGGCGAGCTGCGCCTACTGCTCCTTCCAGCGCAAGCCGGGGGAGAAGGACGCCTACACGATGCGGGTCGAGCAGGCCGTCGCCAAGGCGCTGGAGATGAAGGACGAGCAGCTGACCGAGCTGCACATCGTCAACGGCCTGCACCCGACCCTGCCATGGCGCTACTACCCGCGCGTGCTCAAGGAGCTGAAGCAGGCCCTGCCGAACGTCAAGCTGAAGGCGTTCACCGCGACCGAGGTGCAGTGGTTCGAGAAGATCTCCGGCCTGACCGCCGACGCGATCCTCGACGAGCTGATGGAGGCGGGCCTGGAGTCGCTGACCGGCGGCGGCGCCGAGATCTTCGACTGGGAGGTCCGGCAGCACATCGTGGACCACGCCTGCCACTGGGAGGACTGGTCGCGCATCCACCGGCTCGCCCACAGCAAGGGCCTGCGCACCCCGTCGACGATGCTGTACGGCCACATCGAGGAGCCGCGCCACCGCGTCGACCACGTGCTGCGCCTGCGTGAGCTGCAGGACGAGACCGGCGGCTTCACCGTCTTCATCCCGCTGCGCTACCAGCACGACTTCCACGACAGCGCGGACGGCAAGGTGCGCAACCGGATCCAGGCGCGCACCACGATGGCGTCGCCGGCCGAGTCGCTGAAGACGTTCGCGGTGTCCCGGCTGCTGCTGGACAACTTCGACCACGTGAAGTGCTTCTGGGTCATGCACGGCCTGTCGGTGGCGCAGCTGTCGCTGAACTTCGGCGTGGACGACCTGGACGGCTCGGTGGTGGAGTACAAGATCACCCACGACGCCGACTCGTACGGCACGCCCAACACGATGCACCGCGACGACCTGCTGCACCTGATCTGGGACGCGGGCTTCACGCCGGTCGAGCGGGACACCCGCTACCAGGTGGTCAAGGAGTACGGCCCGCCGCAGAGCCTCGCCGAGCGGCGCAGCGAGCCGCAGCAGGTCTGGGCCTGA
- a CDS encoding ABC transporter substrate-binding protein, with protein MSALSLSRRALGALAAVGLVAGLAACATEDPATPAPSGAAAAYPVTVGSVTLAAQPVKIISLSPTTTEMLFAIGAGGQVTAVDDNSNFPAEAPKTDLSGFQPNAEAVAAKSPDLVVLSTDSNNVVAQLTALKIPVYVAPAAVTLDDSYRQLAELGTLTGHANEAAALTQRMKDDIAKLVKDVPQRTTPLTYYYELDPTLYSVTSKTFIGSLFELAGLKNVADAADTKGSGYPQLTAESLVKANPDLIFLADTKCCGQSLDTVKARAGWAGITAVSKGQVIALDDDIASRWGPRVVDLIRSIVEATGKVQA; from the coding sequence ATGTCTGCCCTTTCGCTCTCCCGGCGCGCGCTCGGCGCGCTGGCCGCCGTCGGCCTCGTGGCCGGGCTCGCGGCCTGCGCCACCGAGGATCCCGCCACCCCCGCGCCGTCCGGCGCCGCCGCGGCGTACCCGGTGACAGTCGGCTCGGTCACCCTCGCCGCGCAGCCCGTGAAGATCATCTCGCTGTCGCCGACGACGACCGAGATGCTGTTCGCCATCGGCGCGGGCGGCCAGGTCACCGCCGTCGACGACAACTCGAACTTCCCGGCCGAGGCGCCGAAGACGGACCTGTCCGGCTTCCAGCCCAACGCCGAGGCCGTCGCCGCGAAGAGCCCCGACCTGGTCGTGCTCAGCACCGACAGCAACAACGTGGTGGCCCAGCTGACCGCCCTGAAGATCCCCGTGTACGTCGCCCCGGCCGCGGTGACCCTGGACGACTCGTACCGGCAGCTCGCCGAGCTGGGCACGCTGACCGGCCACGCGAACGAGGCCGCCGCGCTCACCCAGCGGATGAAGGACGACATCGCCAAGCTGGTCAAGGACGTCCCGCAGCGCACCACCCCGCTGACCTACTACTACGAGCTCGACCCGACGCTGTACTCGGTGACCTCGAAGACCTTCATCGGCTCGCTGTTCGAGCTGGCCGGCCTGAAGAACGTGGCGGACGCCGCGGACACCAAGGGCAGCGGCTACCCGCAGCTGACCGCCGAGTCCCTGGTCAAGGCCAACCCCGACCTGATCTTCCTGGCCGACACCAAGTGCTGCGGTCAGAGCCTGGACACCGTGAAGGCGCGGGCCGGCTGGGCCGGGATCACCGCGGTCAGCAAGGGCCAGGTCATCGCGCTCGACGACGACATCGCCTCGCGCTGGGGCCCGCGCGTCGTCGACCTGATCCGCTCGATCGTCGAGGCCACCGGCAAGGTTCAGGCCTGA
- a CDS encoding DEAD/DEAH box helicase, protein MVRELDRAGITQPFEIQAATLPDALAGRDVLGRGQTGSGKTLAFGLPLLARIAEGKPARPHHPKALILVPTRELAMQVADALRPLAKAMDLYTGTAVGGVPYDRQILGLQRGLDVMIATPGRLGDLIERGACALDDIEVTVLDEADQMADMGFLPDVTELMSKTPAEGQRLLFSATLDGDVDTLVKRFMKDPVTHSTAPPAAAVTTMDHMMLLIPPQEKFKVTAAIANRPGRTIMFARTQMGVDRLVEQLREVGVRAGGLHGGKTQRVRTRTLAEFKEGRMGVLVATDVAARGIHVDGVSLVVHIDPPKDPKDYLHRAGRTARAGESGAVATLVLPKQRRTTLAMMEKAGVEKPAEHRLRFTDEKLVELTGAREPSGTPVVDEPEPRFQRGPRRDGDRSFRDRGPRQYGDRPFRGDRGDRPQGDRPFRGDRPQGDRPFRGDRPQGDRPFRGDRPQGDRPFRGDRFQGGDRPFRSDRGDRPFRGDRPQGDRPFRGDRPQGDRPFRAERPQGDR, encoded by the coding sequence ATGGTGCGGGAGCTGGACCGCGCCGGCATCACCCAGCCCTTCGAGATCCAGGCGGCCACCCTGCCCGACGCGCTGGCCGGCCGGGACGTGCTCGGCCGCGGCCAGACCGGCTCGGGCAAGACCCTCGCTTTCGGACTGCCGCTGCTGGCCCGGATCGCCGAGGGCAAGCCGGCCCGCCCGCACCACCCCAAGGCCCTGATCCTGGTGCCCACCCGTGAGCTGGCCATGCAGGTCGCGGACGCGCTGCGCCCGCTGGCCAAGGCGATGGACCTCTACACGGGCACCGCCGTCGGCGGCGTGCCGTACGACCGGCAGATCCTGGGCCTGCAGCGCGGCCTGGACGTGATGATCGCGACGCCCGGCCGCCTCGGCGACCTCATCGAGCGCGGCGCCTGCGCCCTCGACGACATCGAGGTCACCGTGCTCGACGAGGCCGACCAGATGGCGGACATGGGCTTCCTGCCCGACGTCACCGAGCTGATGTCGAAGACCCCCGCCGAGGGTCAGCGCCTGCTGTTCTCGGCCACTCTGGACGGTGACGTCGACACGCTGGTCAAGCGGTTCATGAAGGACCCGGTGACCCACTCGACCGCCCCGCCGGCGGCCGCGGTGACCACCATGGACCACATGATGCTGCTGATCCCGCCGCAGGAGAAGTTCAAGGTCACGGCGGCGATCGCGAACCGTCCGGGTCGGACGATCATGTTCGCGCGCACCCAGATGGGCGTGGACCGCCTGGTCGAGCAGCTGCGCGAGGTCGGCGTACGCGCCGGCGGCCTGCACGGCGGCAAGACGCAGCGGGTCCGCACCCGCACCCTGGCCGAGTTCAAGGAGGGCCGGATGGGCGTGCTGGTCGCGACCGACGTCGCGGCCCGCGGCATCCACGTGGACGGCGTCTCGCTCGTCGTGCACATCGACCCGCCGAAGGACCCCAAGGACTACCTGCACCGGGCGGGCCGCACCGCGCGGGCCGGCGAGTCCGGCGCGGTGGCCACCCTGGTGCTGCCCAAGCAGCGCCGCACCACGCTGGCCATGATGGAGAAGGCCGGCGTCGAGAAGCCCGCCGAGCACCGGCTGCGCTTCACCGACGAGAAGCTGGTCGAGCTGACCGGCGCCCGGGAGCCCTCCGGCACCCCCGTGGTGGACGAGCCGGAGCCGCGTTTCCAGCGCGGCCCGCGCCGCGACGGCGACCGCTCGTTCCGCGACCGCGGCCCGCGCCAGTACGGCGACCGGCCCTTCCGGGGTGACCGGGGTGACCGGCCGCAGGGCGACCGCCCGTTCCGTGGGGACCGCCCGCAGGGTGACCGCCCGTTCCGTGGGGACCGCCCGCAGGGTGACCGCCCGTTCCGTGGCGACCGCCCGCAGGGCGACCGGCCCTTCCGTGGCGACCGCTTCCAGGGTGGTGACCGCCCGTTCCGCAGCGACCGGGGCGACCGCCCGTTCCGCGGTGACCGCCCCCAGGGCGACCGGCCGTTCCGCGGCGACCGTCCGCAGGGTGACCGGCCGTTCCGGGCCGAGCGCCCGCAGGGCGACCGCTGA
- a CDS encoding SRPBCC family protein — MRAQPADVRIAVEIVVNRPVEHVFAYLSDLRHDPHWWGGIHSSRRLTGDGGVGTVYELDATLLRVRHQTTIEVIAQEPPLRQTIRVRTGPLPYTAYYEWTPETPERTRFRLVAEIVAARPWRWFGPLLSPLLSLLARRYFRRVPAILEATLPE; from the coding sequence ATGCGAGCCCAGCCCGCCGACGTCCGGATCGCGGTCGAGATCGTCGTCAACCGCCCGGTGGAGCACGTGTTCGCGTACCTCTCCGATCTGCGGCACGATCCGCACTGGTGGGGCGGCATCCACTCGTCGCGCCGGCTCACCGGGGACGGCGGCGTGGGCACGGTCTACGAGCTGGACGCGACGCTGCTGCGGGTGCGGCACCAGACCACGATCGAGGTGATCGCGCAGGAGCCGCCGCTGCGCCAGACCATCCGGGTGCGCACGGGGCCGCTGCCGTACACGGCCTACTACGAGTGGACCCCGGAGACGCCCGAGCGGACCCGGTTCCGGCTGGTCGCCGAGATCGTCGCGGCCCGGCCCTGGCGCTGGTTCGGCCCGCTGCTCAGCCCGCTGCTGTCGCTACTGGCCCGCCGCTACTTCCGGCGGGTGCCCGCGATCCTGGAGGCCACGCTGCCGGAGTGA
- a CDS encoding ABC transporter ATP-binding protein produces MLAVAGIRVTLGDAEILHGVDLTVASGEWVTVIGPNGAGKSTLLRAVGGAVPHTGTVTIDGTATTALPRRRRAQLVATVAQQPVVPPAMRVLDYVLLGRTPYIAPLGRESARDLSLVEQVLDSLELRRFAGRELETLSGGERQRVFLARALAQGAPLLLLDEPTSALDIGHQQEVLELVDALRKERALTVLATMHDLSVAGEYADRLVLLAEGRVAADGPPAQVLTEELLARHYRARVRVIAGEFGPIVVPVRLG; encoded by the coding sequence ATGCTGGCCGTCGCTGGAATCCGGGTCACGCTCGGCGACGCCGAGATCCTGCACGGGGTGGACCTGACCGTGGCCTCCGGCGAGTGGGTCACCGTGATCGGCCCGAACGGCGCGGGCAAGTCGACGCTGCTGCGGGCCGTCGGCGGCGCGGTGCCGCACACGGGCACGGTCACCATCGACGGCACGGCCACCACGGCGCTGCCGCGCCGCCGTCGGGCGCAGCTGGTCGCGACGGTCGCCCAGCAGCCCGTGGTGCCGCCCGCCATGCGGGTGCTCGACTACGTGCTGCTCGGGCGTACGCCGTACATCGCGCCGCTGGGCCGCGAGTCGGCCCGTGACCTGTCCCTGGTGGAGCAGGTGCTGGACTCCCTCGAGCTGCGCCGGTTCGCCGGGCGGGAGCTGGAGACGCTGTCCGGCGGCGAGCGGCAACGGGTGTTCCTGGCCCGCGCGCTGGCCCAGGGCGCGCCGCTGCTGCTGCTTGACGAGCCCACCTCGGCGCTGGACATCGGCCACCAGCAGGAGGTGCTGGAGCTGGTCGACGCGCTGCGCAAGGAGCGGGCGCTCACCGTGCTGGCCACCATGCACGACCTGTCCGTGGCCGGCGAGTACGCCGACCGGCTGGTGCTGCTGGCCGAGGGCCGGGTGGCCGCCGACGGCCCGCCCGCGCAGGTGCTCACCGAGGAGCTGCTGGCCCGGCACTACCGCGCGCGGGTCCGGGTGATCGCGGGCGAGTTCGGCCCGATCGTGGTGCCGGTGCGCCTGGGCTGA